In Penaeus monodon isolate SGIC_2016 chromosome 15, NSTDA_Pmon_1, whole genome shotgun sequence, a genomic segment contains:
- the LOC119581888 gene encoding mucin-2-like yields MYIGLSLICLILSFLHPMPASSANVRASASDSTNRDMGQLDKEGILDFLDKISNDLNRLVVVLKGLPTINATTGPSTTSLGSLTTMPGSLVTTTSPDGYTPLIPPGNSTTTTTTTSPGLNTSSTTFPNSNATITFSPELNVTTTTSPEGNMTTPIYPETNTTSTGSNTTTTTFPEGNMTTTTSLEGNITSTASPEGNMTTTTIPETNITTTTSPEGNTTTTTTPEGNMTTTTYPEGNTTTPEGNTTTSEAFLKATRPQRPPLKSIRPLLKATRPQRPPLKSIRPLLKATRPQRPPLKSIRPLLRATRPQRPPLKSIRPLLKATDHNDIP; encoded by the exons ATGTATATAGGTTTATCTTTAATCtgcctcatcctctccttcctgcaCCCGATGCCAGCCTCTAGTGCCAATGTGAGAGCATCGGCGTCCGACAGTACCAACAGAG ACATGGGTCAGCTAGACAAGGAAGGCATCCTAGATTTTCTTGACAAGATCTCGAACGACCTGAACCGTCTAGTCGTCGTCTTGAAAGGCCTACCTACTATCAATGCGACCACTGGTCCGAGTACGACCTCCCTGGGCTCTCTCACGACTATGCCTGGTAGTCTAGTCACCACTACTTCTCCAGATGGTTACACTCCCCTGATCCCTCCAGGAAATAGTACGACCACTACAACCACGACCTCTCCTGGTTTAAACACGTCTTCCACTACCTTTCCTAACAGTAACGCGACCATCACATTTTCTCCTGAACTGAATGTAACCACTACGACCTCTCCTGAAGGTAATATGACTACACCTATCTATCCTGAAACTAACACGACTAGTACAGGAAGCAACACGACCACAACGACCTTTCCAGAAGGTAACATGACTACTACGACCTCTCTTGAAGGCAACATAACCAGCACAGCCTCTCCTGAAGGCAACATGACCACTACGACCATTCCTGAAACCAACATCACCACGACGACCTCTCCTGAAGGCAACACGACCACAACGACCACTCCTGAAGGTAACATGACTACAACGACCTATCCTGAAGGCAATACGACTACCCCTGAAGGTAACACGACCACTTCCGAAG ctttcctgaaggcaacacgaCCACAACGACCTCCCCTGAAGTCAATACGACCTCTCCTGAAGGCAACACGACCACAACGACCTCCCCTGAAGTCAATACGACCTCTCCTGAAGGCAACACGACCACAACGACCTCCCCTGAAGTCAATACGACCTCTTCTGAGGGCAACACGACCACAACGACCTCCCCTGAAGTCAATACGACCTCTCCTGAAGGCAACAGACCACAACGACATCCCCTGA